In Pseudomonas sp. PDNC002, the DNA window CGTTCTGCAGCAGCATGATGGCGAAGTCCAGGGCGGACTGCTCGTCCGGGAAGATCACCGCGAACTCCACCTCATGCTCGAGGGAGAGGTCCTCGCCGTCTTCCTGCAGGGCCCACAGGGCATCGCCGATTTCGTCTTCCGGGAAAAGCTGCTTGTCGCGGCTCATGTCACTGCTCCAATTCGATGAACAAAGTGCCCGGTCTGGGCATTCCCGCGCAGGATACCCGTCCTGCGTGACAGATGCCGGAAAATCTCGCCGGCACCATCGCCAATCGTGATGATCATCATCACGGTGTTTCACTTCCGCCCTTGCCTGCGCGGCGCGACGATGCATCCATCGGGCCTGCGCCCCTCCCACATCGAGACTGCGACCATGCACAGCCTAGACGCGGCGTATCGCATTACCTACATCACCCTGGACGAGGTGCAACTACACTTCGAGACCGAAATCGCCGTCACCGACGATGAAGGCAGTCTCGCCCTGCTCCGTGCCGCCACCCCGCCGGAAGAGCGCCGGGTGCTGCGCGAGCTGATCTGCCAGGAAAACGAACGCCAGGCTCTTGTAGCTTAGACGCTGCACGACGCCTGAAAACGCTTGCCCCGCCAGTGCGGGGCAAGCGCTTCATCTCCACTCCCCTGACTCACGCCTGCAACTGATTGCCGATCGGCAAGGTGCGGATGCGCTTGCCAGTCGCCGCGAACAGCGCATTGGCCAGCGCCGGCGCCAACGGCGGCACACCCGGCTCGCCTACGCCGGTCGGCGGCTCGGCGGACGGCACGATGTGCACCTCCACCACCGGCATCTCGTTGATCCGCAACACCTGGAAGTCGTGGAAGTTGGACTGGTCGACCTTGCCGTCGGTGAGCGTGATGGCGCTGTGCAGCGCCGCGGACAGCGCAAAGCCGATGCCGCCTTCCATCTGTGCCTTGATCACGTCCGGATTGATCGCCAGGCCGCAATCCACCGCGCAGACCACACGGTCCACCTTGAAGCTCTTGTCCGCCTTGTAGGTCACTTCAACGACCTGGGCGACGAAGCTGCCGAACGACTCATGCACGGCGATGCCGCGGCCACGCTGCTCGCCTTCCTTGCCCTTCTCCAGCGGCGCCAGCCAGTTGGCCCGCTGCGCCACCAGCTCCAGCGCGCCGCGATGACGCGGGTGCTTCTCCAGCAGCTTGCGGCGGAACTCGTACGGGTCCTGCTTGGCGGCGATGGCCGCTTCGTCGATCAGCGTTTCGGTGGAGAACGCCGTGTGGGTATGGCCCACCGAGCGCCACCACTGGGTCGGCACCGTGACGTTGTCCGCCAGCGCCTGCTCGACGCGCAGGTTGGGCACGGCGTACGGCAGGTCGGCGGCACCTTCGACGGCAATCTTGTCGACGCCATCCTTGACCATGAACTTCTCGAACGGCGTGCCAACGATGAAGGACTGCCCCACCAGCCGCTGCTCCCAGCCCACCAGGTTGCCCTGGGCATCCACCGCCAGCCGTGCGCGGTGCAGGAAGGCCGGGCGGTAGTAGCCGGCGCGGGTGTCATCCTCGCGGGTCCAGACCATCTTGATCGGTACCTTCACGCCCTGCTCGCGCGCCGCCTTGGCGATCGCAGCCGCTTCCAGCACGTAGTCCGAGTGCGGGTTGGCGCGGCGACCGAAGCTGCCGCCGGCATACAGCTGGGTGATGGTGACCTGCTCGGGCTGCATGCCCAACAACTGCGCCACGGACATCTGGTCGCCGGTCTGCCATTGCTCGCCGTTCCAGATCTGGCAGCCGTCCTCCTTGAGGAACACCACGCAGTTCAGCGGCTCCATGGCGGCATGTGCGAGATAGGGAAATTGATACTCGGCTTCGATCAGGTGCGCCGGTTTCTCCAGCGCCTTGGCGACATCACCGTCGTTGCGCGCCACCAGGCCCGGCTTGCTGGCCATATCGCGGTACTGGGCGAAGATTTCCTTGCTGCCCATCTTGAAGGCCTTGCTCTCGTCCCACTCGACCTGCAATGCATCGCGGCCCTGGCGCGCGGCCCAGGTGTTCTTCGCCAGCACCGCGACGCCGGCGAAACGCCGATCGCTGCCGGGGAACTGCACGACATCAACCACGCCGGGCACCGCCTTGGCCTTGCTCGCGTCGACCTTGGCCGGAACACCGCCGAAGCGCGGCGGGTGGGCGACCACGGCCACCAGCATGTCCGGCAGGTGCACGTCCTGGGTGAATTGCGCGGTGCCGTCGGTCTTGGACGGGCTGTCCTTGCGCGGCAGCTGCACCTGGCCGATCAGTTTGAAGTCCTTCGGGTCCTTGAGCTTCACGTCCGCCGGCACCGGCTGTTTCGCCGCCGCCTCGGCCAGTTCGCCGAAGCCGGCCTTGCGTCCGGAAGCCGGATGGGTAACGACGCCGTCGTGCACTTCGATCTCGGCTGCCGGCACCTTCCACTGCTCCGCCGCCGCGCCCACCAGCATGGCGCGGGCGCTGGCGCCGGCCTTGCGCATCTGCTCGAAGGAATTGGCCATGGCGTTGCTGCCGCCAGTGCCCTGCAGGTTGCCGAAGGCCAGGTTGGCGTAGCGCTTGGCGTCGGCCGGTGCGCCCTCGACCTCTACGTGGCTCCAGTCGGCGTCCAGCTCCTCGGCCACCAGGGTGGCGAGGCCGGTGTAACTGCCCTGGCCCATTTCCACATGCTTGGCGATCACGGTGACAGTGCCATCGGGAGCGATGCGCACGAAGGCGTTGGGTTCGAAATCATTGGCCGCCTGGGCATCGCCCAGCTTGCCCAGCAGCGGCGCGAAGTAGATGCCCAGCGCCAGGCCGCCGGCGCCCCGCAGGAAGCTGCGGCGACTGACGTTGAGGATGCTGCCGGCCTCGGCCGGCTGCGGGTCGATACGGGGTTCGAGCATGGTGTCGGTCCTCAGAGACTGTTTACGGTCTCGCGAGCTAGAGCCGTTGTAGGCGGAAGGCGCCCGAAGAGCGGAGTTTACGAGCTGTAAATGAGCATCTGAGGGCGACTTCCAACGCCCAACGGCCGACGCGCAGCAGATCGTAAACAGCCTCTATCAGGCCAGGGTCTGGGCGGCGTCATGGATCGCCGCGCGGATCCGCGCATAGGTGGCGCAGCGGCAGATGTTGCCGCTCATCGCTGCATCGATGTCGGCATCGCTGGGCGCCTTGTTCGAAGCCAGCAGCGCGGTGGCCGACATGATCTGCCCGGATTGGCAGTAGCCGCACTGCACCACGTCGAGCTTGCGCCAGGCGTCCTGCACCGCCTTGCCGGCGGCCTGTTCGGCCACCGCCTCAATGGTGGTGATCTTCTTGCCGGCCACCGCCGCCAGCGGGGTGACGCAGGAGCGCGTCGGCTGGCCATCGATATGCACGGTGCAGGCGCCGCACAACGCCATGCCGCAGCCGTATTTGGTGCCGGTCAGGCCGGCGACGTCACGGATGGCCCAGAGCAGCGGCATTTCGCCCGGAGCGTCGAGTTCATGGTCCTTGCCGTTCAGGTTCACGGTAATCATCAGGAGTTTCACCTCTTTTACGGGTGATGGAATGGGGCGAAGCACTGCCGCTTCGTCACGCAATGGATTCAGCCTAGGCGCAAGCGCCGGCCTGCGCCGCGACGATACGCCAGGAAGGCGCCGAGCGGTTTGCCTGGTTCTCTTGAGGCTTGCCTGATACTGCGCAGGGTGTGACCGGATGTTTGCGGTGCTGGCGGCGAGTGATCGCGGACAGGGTCCGCTCCTACAAGAGCTGCACGGAACGTAGGAGCGGACTCCGTCCGCGATCGGCTTCTGGCCGCACCGCACTGAAACGAGGGTTCGCGAGCAAGCTCGCTCCTACAGGGAAATATCGTGCGCACAAAAAAGCCACTCCGAAGAGTGGCTTTCTCGCCTCACGGATGCTGGATCACTCCGGCATCTTGATCACTACACGGCCGCCGCCCGGGCAGGTTTCCATGTAGGTGTTGGCGTCCAGGTACTGGGCGAAATCGAACACCCGGTCAATGCTCGGCTTGAGCAGCTGATCGGCGGTCATCTGGTTGATCGCAGTCAGCGCCCGTTGCACGGCTTCGTCGTTGCGGGTCAGGCCGATCTCCGGTTGCCCGGTGAAGTCCAGCACGCAGTGACGGAAGAACTGCAGGTGCTTCTTGAACGCCGCGCAGGCCGGGAAGGCTGCGTCGTTGCCGCCGTTGATGCCGTACAGGATCAGCTTGCCGCGCGGAGCGGCCACGTCACCCAGCAGTTTCATCTGCGGGCCGGCGCACTGGTCGAGGACGATCTCGACGCCTTCACCCTTGGTGAAGCGCTCGACTTCCAGTACCAGGTCCTGTTCCTCGGTGTAGATAACCTTGTCCGCCCCCAGGCCCTTCAGAAACTCGCGGGTTTCCTCGTGGCTGGTGGTAGCGATCACCTGGGCGCCCAGCGCCTTGGCCAACTGCACCGCTTGCGGAGCCAGGCAATGGCCCGCCTCGGTGATCAACACACGCTGGCCGGGCTTGATCTGGGCAAGCTCCACCAGGGCGAAATAGGAGTACATCAGGCCGGTGTAGTGCACCGCTGCCTCGACCGGGGTCAGGACATCCGGATAACGGGTCAGCGAGGTGCGCGGCAGGATGACGTGGTCACCCCAGGCCGGATACTGGTTCGGCGAGTTCGCCGGGAAGCTGGCCACCGCCACACCGGGCTCGAGGTCTTCCACACCCTCGCCCACGGCTTCGACGATGCCGGACAATTCATAGCCGATGCCCGCTGGCAACTTGGCCTGATCCGGGGCGAGGTTCTGCCGCCAGAGCACGTCGCGCCAACTGACGCCCAGTGCCTGGGTACGGATCAGTACTTCACCCGGCCCCGGTTGCGGGGTCGGCATTTCCTCGATCTTCAGGACCGAGGCGTCACCGAACTGGTGGAAACGGATCATGCGGGACATCACATACCTCGCCTTTGTAGTGCTTCATAGCCACGGACTCTATCCGGGCTTTCCGGGTGACGCCACCGTTCGCCATTGATAATGGACATAAACGGCGATGATTCGGCACGCGGTGAAATGCTTGTCCGGCGCGGCCCGGAGGCTCTGCGGCGGGTCTGCGCGACCGAGCGTGGACGTCCGCCCCTTACAGAGTCAGACCACACATCCGGGGCGTGATTCTCTTTAAAAAAGTAGAAATTGATCAAGGACTTATCTGACAGACTTGACTCAAGGCACGGTCGGCCTCACTTTTCCCCCATCGCCAGGGAGTCCCCATGAACCGCAACGACCTTCGCAAGGTTGATCTCAACCTGTTGATCGTTTTCGAAACGCTGATGCATGAACGCAGCGTGACCCGCGCCGCCGAGAAGCTGTTCCTTGGCCAGCCAGCGATCAGTGCGGCCCTGGCGCGTCTGCGCGGCCTGTTCGACGATCCGCTGTTCGTACGCACCGGGCGCAGCATGGAGCCTACCGCGCGGGCCCAGGAAATCTTCGGCCACCTCTCGCCGGCACTGGACTCCATCTCCACCGCCCTGAGCCGCGCCGCCGACTTCGACCCGGCCACCAGCAAGGCGGTGTTCCGCATCGGCCTGTCCGATGACGTGGAATTCGGCCTGCTGCCGCCGCTGCTGCGCCGCCTGCGCTCGGAAGCACCGGGCATCACCCTGGTAGTGCGCCGGGCCAACTATCTGCTGATGCCGCAATTGCTGTCGTCCGGGGAAATCTCCGTGGGCGTGAGCTACACCGACGAGCTGCCGGCCAACGCCAAGCGCAAGACCCTGCGCCGCAGTACCTGGAAGATCCTGCGGGCCGATTCGATTCCCGGCGCGCTGACCCTCGATGATTACTGCGCGCGCCCGCACGCGCTGGTGTCCTATGCGGGCGACCTGGACGGTTTCGTCGACCAGACCCTCGCCGAGATGGACCGCAAGCGCCAGGTGGTGCTGGCCGTGCCGCAGTTCGTTGGCCTGGCCCAGTTGCTGGCCGGTACCGACATCATCGCTACCGTGCCCGAGTACGTGGCCCTGGCGCTGACCGCCGCCGGCGGCCTGCGCGCCGAGGAGCCGCCCTTCCCCACGCGCCTGGCCGAGCTGTCGATGGTCTGGCGCGGCGCCCAGGACCAGGACCCGGCCGAGCGCTGGCTGCGTTCGCGGATCACCATGTTCGTGGGTGATCCGGACAGTCTCTGACGCAACCCCCTCCCATTCCCCACCTGTAGGGCGCATAACCGGGAACGGGTTATCCGCCATGGCGGATAACGCCGAGGGCGTTATGCGCCCTACGCACTGCCGGGCAAGCCCTACGTCGATATCTCCCCGCGACCATGCATCGGCGCCGGGGCGACTCCCCCTCCCCAGCCCTGGCTGCGCGCCCCGCTCCGAAGGGAGAGGGAGCCGTCTATGCCGACTGACGCCGCAGTTTCATCCTGTGCCGAACGGTCCCCTCTCCCGCTTGCGGGAGAGGGTTAGGGAGAGGGGTTCTTCTCGGGCCGCGCGCAGGCATGGCCCCAGGCGCCCCGCCCGTCCAACAGGGGGAACCTGCACTGTTCGGGCAATCCCCGCGCCCCTCCTTCCATCTATTCCTGCGCGCTCTTGTATCTATTCATACGCATAGTGCAAAGGCTTTTATCACTCCACGTGATAATCAAAATTCTCTCGTTCGATTAGTTCCAGAGCCCCCGCGCACGCAGACTCCGCTCCATTAGAAATCCATAAACCAATTAGAACGCCGGAGTCTTTCCATGGAGCGAAATCTGAACACCTTGCGTATTCCGTTGGCGTTAGCCGCCGTGCTGGTCCTCAGCGCCTGCGGCAAGGGCCAGGACGCAGCACAGAACATGGCCGCGCCCAAGGTCAGCGTCGCGGATGTCATCGAACAGCCGATCAATGAATGGGACGAATTCACCGGCCGCCTGGAGGCTCCGGAATCCGTCGAACTGCGTCCGCGCGTCTCCGGCTACATCGACCGCGTCGCCTTCCGCGAAGGCGCCCTGGTGAAGAAAGGCGACCTGCTGTTCCAGATCGACCCGCGGCCGTTCCAGGCCGAGGTCCACCGCCTGGAAGCCCAGCTGCAACAGGCTCGCGCCAACCAGACCCGTACCGTCAACGAAGCCTCCCGCGGCGACCGCCTGCGCGCCACCAACGCCATTTCCGCGGAACTCGCCGACGCCCGCACCGCCGCCGCCACCGAGGCGAAAGCCGTGGTCGCCGCGACCCAGGCGGAACTGGACAACGCCCGCCTGAACCTGTCGTTCACCCAGATCACCGCCCCCATCGACGGCCGCGTTTCCCGCGCCGAAGTGACCGCCGGCAACCTGGTGAACAGCGGCCAGAGCGTGCTCACCACCCTGGTCTCCACCGACAAGGTCTACGCCTACTTCGACGCCGACGAGCGCGTCTACCTCAAGTACGTCGACCTCGCCCGCAAGGGCGGCCCGGATGCCCGTGGCACCAGCCCGGTGTACCTGGGACTGACCGGCGAGGACGGCTTCCCCCACCAGGGCCGCCTGGACTTCCTCGACAACCAGGTCAACCCGAAGACCGGCACCATCCGCGGTCGCGCGGTGTTCGACAACGACGCCAACCAGTTCACCCCCGGCCTGTACGCCCGCATCAAGCTGGTCGGCAGCGGCACCTACCCCGCCGCGCTGATCAAGGATGAAGCGGTCGGCACCGACCTCGGCAAGAAGTTCGTGCTGGTGGTCGACAAGGACAGCAAGGCGCAGTACCGCGGCATCGAGCTGGGCCCGAAACTGGAAGGCCTGCGCATCGTCCGCACCGGCCTGGTGAAGGGCGACCGCATCGTGGTCAACGGCCTGCAGCGGGTTCGCCCGGGCGCCCAGGTCGATGCCCAGGGTGTCGAGATGGCCAGCCAGTCGACCCTCGCCAAACTCGACAGCCAGCGCCGCGCACTGGAAAGCATCGAGGCACCGAAGGTCGCCGAGAAATCGGCCAAGCCGGGCGAACCGCGCGGCTGACCGCTCTCTGATTTGATCGCCCCCCTGTCTTAAACGATTGATGTACCAGGCCCTGTCCCACCAGGGCCTTGGGTGACCTTTGTCCCGGGTTTGGCGAACCGCAGCGTTCGCGACAGGAACCAGCCATGAACTTTTCGCAATTCTTCATCCAGCGGCCGATCTTCGCCGCCGTGCTTTCGCTGATCATCCTGATCGGCGGGGCCATCTCGCTGTTCCAGCTACCGATCAGCGAATACCCCGAGGTCGTTCCGCCCACCGTGGTCGTGCGCGCCAACTTCCCCGGCGCCAACCCCAAGGTGATCGGCGAGACCGTCGCCGCGCCGCTGGAACAAGCCATCACCGGCGTCGAGAACATGCTCTACATGTCCTCGCAGTCCACCGCCGACGGCAAGATGACCCTGACCATCACCTTCGCCCTGGGCACCGACCTGGACAACGCGCAGGTGCAGGTGCAGAACCGTGTGACCCGCACGCAGCCCAAGCTGCCCGAGGAAGTCACCCGCATCGGCATCACCGTCGACAAGGCCTCGCCCGACCTGACCATGGTCGTGCACCTGACCTCGCCGGATAACCGCTACGACATGCTCTACCTGTCCAACTACGCCATCCTCAACATCAAGGACGAGCTGGCGCGCCTGGACGGTGTGGGCGACGTGCAGCTGTTCGGCATGGGCGACTACTCGCTGCGCGTGTGGCTCGACCCGAATAAGGTCGCCTCGCGCAACCTGACCGCCACCGACGTGGTCGCCGCGATCCGCGAGCAGAACCGCCAGGTTGCCGCCGGGGCGCTGGGCGCCCCGCCCGCGCCGAGCGACACCAGCTTCCAGCTGTCGATCAACACCCAGGGCCGTCTGGTCACCGAGGAAGAGTTCGAGAACATCATCATCCGCAGCGGCCCGGACGGCGAGATCACCCGCCTGAAGGACATCGCCCGCGTCGAACTCGGCTCCAGCCAGTACGCCCTGCGTTCGCTGCTGGACAACCAGCCGGCGGTCGCCATCCCGATCTTCCAGCGTCCCGGCTCCAACGCCATCGCCATCTCCAACCTGGTACGCGAGAAGATGGCCGAGCTGAAGAAGGATTTCCCGCAGGGCGTGGATTACTCCATCGTCTATGACCCGACCATCTTCGTTCGCGGCTCCATCGAAGCGGTGGTGCACACCCTGTTCGAAGCGCTGATCCTGGTGGTGCTGGTAGTCGTGCTGTTCCTGCAGACCTGGCGCGCCTCGATCATCCCGCTGGCCGCCGTGCCGGTATCGCTGATCGGCACCTTCGCGGTGATGCACTTCTTCGGTTTCTCGCTCAACGCGCTATCGCTGTTCGGCTTGGTACTAGCCATCGGCATCGTGGTGGACGACGCCATCGTGGTGGTGGAGAACGTCGAGCGGAACATCGGGCTGGGGCTCACTCCCGTAGAGGCGACCAAGCGCGCCATGAAGGAAGTGACCGGACCGATCATCGCCACCGCGCTGGTGCTGTGCGCCGTGTTCATCCCGACCGCGTTCATCTCCGGCCTCACCGGGCAGTTCTACCGGCAGTTCGCCTTGACCATCGCGATTTCCACGGTGATCTCCGCGTTCAACTCGCTGACCCTGTCGCCGGCGCTATCCGCCGTGCTGCTCAAGGGGCACCACGAGCCGAAGGACCGCTTCTCGGTGCTGCTCGACAAGCTGCTGGGCGGCTGGCTGTTCCGTCCGTTCAACCGCTTCTTCGACCGCGCCAGCCATGGCTACGTCGGCACCGTCACCCGCGTACTGCGCGGCAGCTCCATCGCGCTGCTGCTGTATGCGGGCCTGATCGGCCTGACCTACCTGGGCTTCTCCAGCACCCCGACCGGCTTCGTGCCGCAACAGGACAAGCAGTACCTGGTGGCCTTCGCGCAACTGCCCGACGCCGCCACGCTGGACCGCACCGAAGCGGTGATCAAGCGCATGTCGGAAATTGCCGGCAAGCACCCGGGCATCGAGCACACCGTGTCGTTCCCCGGCCTGTCGATCAACGGCTTCACCAACAGCCCCAACAGCGGCATCGTCTTCACCCCGCTGAAGGATTTCAGCGAGCGTAAGGGCCCGGGCATGTCGGCCAACGAGATCGCCGCCGAGCTGAACAAGCAGTTCGCGGATATCCAGGACGCCTACATCGCGATCTTCCCGCCGCCGCCGGTACAGGGGCTGGGCACCATCGGTGGCTTCCGCCTGCAGATCGAGGACCGTGGCAACGCCGGTTACGAGGAGCTCTACGCACAGACCCAGAACATCCTCAATAAGGCCCGCGCGCTGCCGGAGCTGAACCCCATGTCGGTGTTCACCAGCTACCAGGTGAACGTGCCGCAGGTAGACGCTGCCATCGACCGCGAGAAGGCCAAGACCCACGGCGTGGCGATCAGCGACATCTTCGACACCCTGCAGGTCTACCTGGGCTCGCTGTACGCGAACGACTTCAACCGCTTCGGCCGCACCTACCAGGTGAACGTCCAGGGCGAGCAGCAGTTCCGTCTCGAACCCGAGCAGATCGGCCAGCTGAAGGTGCGCAACAACCAGGGTGAGATGGTCCCGCTGGCCACCTTCATCAAGATCAGCGATACCTCCGGTCCCGACCGCGTGATGCACTACAACGGCTTCATCACCGCCGAGATCAACGGCGCCGCCGCACCGGGCTACAGCTCCGGCCAGGCCGAGGCCGCCATCGAGCGCCTGCTCAAGCAGGAGCTGCCCAATGGCATGACCTACGAATGGACCGAGCTGACCTACCAGCAGATCCTCGCCGGCAACTCCGCGATCTACGTGTTCCCGCTCTGCGTGCTGCTCGCCTTCCTGGTGCTGGCCGCGCTGTACGAGAGCTGGGGCCTGCCGCTGGCGGTGATCCTGATCGTGCCGATGACCCTGCTGTCGGCCATCGCAGGCGTGATCCTGTCCGGTGGCGACAACAACATCTTCACCCAGATCGGCCTGATCGTACTGGTGGGCCTGGCGTGCAAGAACGCGATCCTGATCGTCGAGTTCGCCAAGGACAAACAGGACGAAGGCATGGACCGCCTGAGCGCGGTACTGGAAGCCTGCCGCCTGCGTCTGCGGCCGATCCTGATGACCTCCATCGCCTTCATCATGGGCGTGGTGCCCCTGGTGCTGTCGTCCGGCGCCGGCGCCGAAATGCGCCATGCCATGGGTGTCGCGGTGTTCTCCGGGATGCTCGGCGTGACCTTCTTCGGCCTGCTGCTGACCCCGGTCTTCTATGTGCTGATCCGCCGCTTCATGGAAGCCCGTGAAGCGAAGAAGCAGGCGCGTGCTGCCCTGAGCCACACGAACCATAACGAGGCCCATCAGGCATGAGCGTCATGACCATCAATGCTGTGAGCAAGAGTGCCGTGAAACTGTTCGTCCCCTCCCTGCTCGCGCTGGCCCTCAGCGCGTGCATGGTCGGCCCCGACTACCAGAAGCCGGACACCGCGCCGGCCCAGCTGGACAGCAATGCCCAGGCGAAGAACTACGACCGCGGCCGTTACGAAGACGCCTGGTGGAAGCAGTTCGACGATCCGGTGCTGACCCAGTTGGTCGACCAGTCCCTCAAGGAAAACCGCGAGCTGCGCGTGGCCTATGCCCGCGTGTTGGCTTCGCGGGCGATTCGCGACGACGTGGCGAATGACCGTTTCCCCACGGTCACCAGCCGCGCCGAAGGCCAGGTCGGCAAGGGCCAGGTGCCCGGCCAGACCGAGGACCGGGTCAACCAGGAGCGCTACGACCTGGGCCTGGACATGATCTGGGAAGTCGACCTGTTCGGCCGTGTGCGCCGCCAATTGGAATCCAGCGACGCGCTGAGCGAAGCGACCGTGGCCGACCTGCAGCAGCTGCAGGTCAGCCTGATCGCCGAACTGGCCGATGCCTACGGGCAGCTACGCGGAGCGCAACTGCGCGAAAGCATCGCCAAGAGCAACCTGGAGAACCAGCGCGAATCCCGCGACCTGACCATCCAGCTGCGCGACGCCGGTGTCGGCAACGAACTGGACGTACAGCGCGCCGAAGCGCGCCTGGCCGCCACCGAAGCCAGCGTGCCGCAATTGCAGGCTGAGGAAGTGCGCCAGCGCAACCGCATCGCCACCCTCCTCGGCCAGCGCCCGGATGCGCTCTCCGTGGACCTGTCGCCGAAGAAACTCCCCGCCATCGCCAAGGCCCTGCCCATCGGCGATCCGGGTGAGCTGCTGCGTCGCCGTCCGGACGTGGCTTCCGCCGAACGCCGCCTGGCTGCCGCCACCGCGGATGTGGGCGTGGCCACCGCCGATCTGTTCCCGAAAGTCAGCCTCGGCGGCTTCCTCGGCTACACCGCCGGCCGTGGTTCGCAGATCGGCTCGTCCGCCGCCAGCGCCTGGGGCGTAGCCCCGAGCATCACCTGGGCGGCCTTCGACCTGGGCAGCGTGCGGGCCCGCCTGCGCGCCTCCAAGGCCGACGCCGATGGCGCCCTGGCGACCTACGAGCAGCAGGTCCTGCTGGCCCTGGAAGAGTCGTCCAACGCCTTCAGCGACTACGGCAAGCGCCAGCAGCGCCTGGTGTCGCTGGTGCGCCAGTCCGAAGCCAGCCGCAATGCCGCACAGCAGGCCGGCCTGCAATACCGCGAAGGCACCGTGGACTTCCTCAACCTGCTGGACGCCGAGCGCGAACAGTTGGCCGCCGAGGACGCCCAGGCCCTGGCGGAAGTCGACGTGTACCGCGGCATCGTGGCGATCTACAAGGCCCTTGGCGGCGGCTGGCAGCCGACGCCGGCGGCCTGATCGATCCTCCCCCGGTCGAGAATTTCTCGACCTTCTAGCCCTACGGTTTCAAGCTCCGGACCGTAGGGCTTTTTTATGTCCCTAACCTGCCCTGAACAGCAGAAGACAACGCCAGATGCGAGTTCGACCTTGGGCCGGACGCCCCATGTCGCTATGATCCGGTCCAGCTTGCCAGGGATCAAAAAAGTTTGGCCCTGCCCTGGCCTAAGATTTATCTATCGGATACTTCAGACAAGGACTCGCCATGGACGCCACCGCCCATTTCATTCCCCTGGACCCAACGTCCCTCTTCATCACCCTCGGGATTCTCGTTTTCGGCATGTTCATGCTGGGGATCGGCTTCACCATCCGCGAGCGCGGTATAGGCGTCGTGCTGATGTGGATCGGGGTGCTGAGCATGCTGTCGATCATCACCTACCGCATCTATATC includes these proteins:
- a CDS encoding efflux RND transporter permease subunit, with the translated sequence MNFSQFFIQRPIFAAVLSLIILIGGAISLFQLPISEYPEVVPPTVVVRANFPGANPKVIGETVAAPLEQAITGVENMLYMSSQSTADGKMTLTITFALGTDLDNAQVQVQNRVTRTQPKLPEEVTRIGITVDKASPDLTMVVHLTSPDNRYDMLYLSNYAILNIKDELARLDGVGDVQLFGMGDYSLRVWLDPNKVASRNLTATDVVAAIREQNRQVAAGALGAPPAPSDTSFQLSINTQGRLVTEEEFENIIIRSGPDGEITRLKDIARVELGSSQYALRSLLDNQPAVAIPIFQRPGSNAIAISNLVREKMAELKKDFPQGVDYSIVYDPTIFVRGSIEAVVHTLFEALILVVLVVVLFLQTWRASIIPLAAVPVSLIGTFAVMHFFGFSLNALSLFGLVLAIGIVVDDAIVVVENVERNIGLGLTPVEATKRAMKEVTGPIIATALVLCAVFIPTAFISGLTGQFYRQFALTIAISTVISAFNSLTLSPALSAVLLKGHHEPKDRFSVLLDKLLGGWLFRPFNRFFDRASHGYVGTVTRVLRGSSIALLLYAGLIGLTYLGFSSTPTGFVPQQDKQYLVAFAQLPDAATLDRTEAVIKRMSEIAGKHPGIEHTVSFPGLSINGFTNSPNSGIVFTPLKDFSERKGPGMSANEIAAELNKQFADIQDAYIAIFPPPPVQGLGTIGGFRLQIEDRGNAGYEELYAQTQNILNKARALPELNPMSVFTSYQVNVPQVDAAIDREKAKTHGVAISDIFDTLQVYLGSLYANDFNRFGRTYQVNVQGEQQFRLEPEQIGQLKVRNNQGEMVPLATFIKISDTSGPDRVMHYNGFITAEINGAAAPGYSSGQAEAAIERLLKQELPNGMTYEWTELTYQQILAGNSAIYVFPLCVLLAFLVLAALYESWGLPLAVILIVPMTLLSAIAGVILSGGDNNIFTQIGLIVLVGLACKNAILIVEFAKDKQDEGMDRLSAVLEACRLRLRPILMTSIAFIMGVVPLVLSSGAGAEMRHAMGVAVFSGMLGVTFFGLLLTPVFYVLIRRFMEAREAKKQARAALSHTNHNEAHQA
- a CDS encoding TolC family protein — encoded protein: MTINAVSKSAVKLFVPSLLALALSACMVGPDYQKPDTAPAQLDSNAQAKNYDRGRYEDAWWKQFDDPVLTQLVDQSLKENRELRVAYARVLASRAIRDDVANDRFPTVTSRAEGQVGKGQVPGQTEDRVNQERYDLGLDMIWEVDLFGRVRRQLESSDALSEATVADLQQLQVSLIAELADAYGQLRGAQLRESIAKSNLENQRESRDLTIQLRDAGVGNELDVQRAEARLAATEASVPQLQAEEVRQRNRIATLLGQRPDALSVDLSPKKLPAIAKALPIGDPGELLRRRPDVASAERRLAAATADVGVATADLFPKVSLGGFLGYTAGRGSQIGSSAASAWGVAPSITWAAFDLGSVRARLRASKADADGALATYEQQVLLALEESSNAFSDYGKRQQRLVSLVRQSEASRNAAQQAGLQYREGTVDFLNLLDAEREQLAAEDAQALAEVDVYRGIVAIYKALGGGWQPTPAA